The Streptomyces clavuligerus genome includes a region encoding these proteins:
- a CDS encoding SdrD B-like domain-containing protein, translating into MPLRGLVRMGLSGLLLVGGGTGAILTGAGQAGAAATDGTLTVEVLRDFFGTGVINATMDVPQRGMTVEVTDPEGHRVTGVTDATGKVIISPSDELTGGRYRVDVTVPAPYSNYLRAAPASTAPNHFDSFTSYVDVSDGKDDSVTTGVWNPADYALPDSRYFVPVQNGAGGADTRALVAFGTNVRGNCPEQQTCPEVINTQEQVGTTYGLAYDRYRKQLFQSSFARRYTQYGPDGGDAIYTVPTDGGATKLFAKVPGATKTPHDTANLIKDAGFVDVPGKESIGGLALSEDGETLYAVNLLGRTLVSFNATGPTAASPKAIVPIPDPGCAAAGDWRPFSVATHNNTLYVGGVCSAESTQQRTDLKAVVATYDGKRFTTVLSQPLTAERGSVLTSNSGRDQVNHWNPWNTNLATWDNLQVGSAMINPQPALASMAFARDGSLILGFRDRFMDVVSWGGLDPRPGPPNPQFGMSGGDINMACATPTGGYEWEGTGSCPDHATDPRVDGVQPGAVVEYFAGDFFPNGGSATNPGPHQESALGSVAYIPQQQWIVSTQMDPTGRVITNGTGYYDVATGLGPGNDPVNNAYEFIGPNQNGFGKAGGLGDIAYAAANAPIQIGNVVWFDGDRNGIQDPGHVLLPGATINLLDADGKQVATTTTDAAGEYYFGGVGAEYELTPGAKYTVQFDVCTADTSEVPGQPPATDLRFTLPRTGDDRVHDSNVTPPTTDRLCNGYAPVTAPAKAGGVDHTIDAGVYIPKEPSPTPTPTPTPTPTPTESPSPTPTPTATPTPTPTLPPTPTVPAPNNPAPNGGRTPGGGLANTGAAGLGEALTLVAVLLAAGAAVVLISRKRRTRHH; encoded by the coding sequence ATGCCATTACGTGGACTGGTGCGGATGGGGCTGTCCGGCCTGTTGCTGGTGGGGGGCGGCACAGGCGCGATCCTGACCGGGGCCGGGCAGGCCGGCGCCGCGGCGACCGACGGCACCCTGACCGTCGAGGTACTGCGGGACTTCTTCGGCACCGGCGTGATCAACGCGACCATGGATGTGCCGCAGCGGGGAATGACGGTCGAGGTCACCGACCCCGAGGGCCATCGCGTCACCGGTGTCACGGACGCCACAGGAAAGGTCATCATCTCACCGTCGGACGAACTGACCGGCGGCCGGTACCGGGTCGATGTCACCGTCCCGGCTCCGTACAGCAACTATCTGCGGGCCGCGCCCGCCTCGACCGCCCCGAACCACTTCGACAGCTTCACGTCGTACGTGGACGTCTCGGACGGCAAGGACGACTCGGTGACCACCGGGGTCTGGAACCCGGCCGACTACGCGCTGCCCGACTCCCGTTACTTCGTACCGGTCCAGAACGGCGCGGGCGGCGCGGACACCCGGGCACTGGTGGCGTTCGGGACGAACGTTCGCGGCAACTGCCCCGAGCAGCAGACATGTCCGGAGGTGATCAACACCCAGGAGCAGGTGGGCACGACCTACGGGCTGGCCTACGACAGGTACCGCAAGCAACTGTTCCAGTCGTCGTTCGCCCGGCGGTACACCCAGTACGGGCCGGACGGCGGTGACGCGATCTACACCGTGCCGACCGACGGCGGCGCCACCAAGCTGTTCGCGAAGGTGCCGGGCGCCACGAAGACACCGCACGACACCGCCAACCTGATCAAGGACGCCGGGTTCGTCGACGTACCGGGCAAGGAGAGCATCGGCGGCCTGGCCCTGTCCGAGGACGGCGAGACCCTGTACGCGGTGAATCTGCTCGGCCGCACCCTGGTCAGCTTCAACGCGACCGGGCCCACGGCCGCGTCACCCAAGGCGATCGTGCCGATCCCCGACCCGGGCTGCGCGGCGGCCGGGGACTGGCGCCCGTTCAGCGTGGCCACCCACAACAACACGCTGTACGTCGGTGGGGTGTGCAGCGCGGAGAGCACACAGCAGCGCACGGACCTGAAGGCCGTCGTCGCCACCTATGACGGCAAGCGGTTCACCACCGTGCTCTCCCAGCCGCTGACCGCCGAGCGCGGCAGCGTCCTCACCAGCAACTCCGGCCGCGACCAGGTCAACCACTGGAATCCGTGGAACACCAACCTGGCCACCTGGGACAACCTCCAGGTGGGCAGCGCGATGATCAACCCGCAGCCGGCGCTGGCCAGTATGGCCTTCGCCCGCGACGGCTCGCTGATCCTCGGTTTCCGTGACCGGTTCATGGACGTCGTGAGCTGGGGCGGACTGGACCCGAGGCCGGGCCCGCCCAATCCGCAGTTCGGCATGTCCGGCGGCGACATCAACATGGCCTGCGCCACGCCCACCGGCGGGTACGAGTGGGAAGGCACCGGAAGCTGCCCCGACCACGCCACGGACCCGCGGGTCGACGGTGTCCAGCCCGGCGCCGTCGTCGAGTACTTCGCGGGTGACTTCTTCCCGAACGGCGGCTCCGCGACCAACCCCGGTCCGCACCAGGAGTCCGCCCTGGGGTCGGTCGCCTACATCCCGCAGCAGCAGTGGATCGTCAGCACCCAGATGGACCCGACCGGCCGGGTCATCACCAACGGAACCGGCTACTACGACGTCGCCACTGGCCTCGGCCCCGGCAACGACCCGGTCAACAACGCGTACGAGTTCATCGGCCCGAACCAGAACGGGTTCGGCAAGGCCGGTGGCCTCGGCGACATCGCGTACGCCGCCGCGAACGCGCCGATCCAGATCGGCAACGTGGTGTGGTTCGACGGCGACCGCAACGGCATCCAGGACCCCGGGCACGTCCTGCTTCCGGGTGCCACGATCAATCTGCTGGACGCCGACGGCAAGCAGGTCGCCACGACCACGACGGACGCCGCCGGTGAGTACTACTTCGGCGGTGTCGGCGCGGAGTACGAGCTGACACCGGGCGCCAAGTACACCGTCCAGTTCGATGTGTGCACGGCGGACACCAGCGAGGTGCCGGGCCAGCCGCCCGCCACCGACCTGCGGTTCACCCTGCCGCGGACCGGTGACGACCGGGTGCACGACTCCAATGTGACCCCGCCGACCACCGACCGGCTGTGCAACGGGTACGCGCCGGTCACCGCACCGGCCAAGGCGGGAGGGGTCGATCACACGATCGACGCCGGCGTGTACATCCCGAAGGAGCCCTCGCCGACACCCACGCCGACGCCGACCCCGACGCCCACGCCGACCGAATCCCCGTCCCCGACACCGACTCCGACCGCCACGCCCACACCGACTCCGACCCTGCCACCGACCCCGACCGTCCCGGCCCCCAACAACCCGGCACCGAACGGCGGCCGGACACCGGGTGGCGGACTCGCCAACACCGGCGCGGCCGGCCTGGGAGAGGCCCTCACCCTCGTCGCCGTACTGCTCGCCGCGGGTGCGGCAGTCGTCCTGATCAGCCGTAAGCGGCGCACCAGGCACCACTGA
- a CDS encoding peptidase inhibitor family I36 protein has protein sequence MRTSLTTLVMASVTGLAAIGLAAPSAVAAAPAPMAPNCDTGYFCLFSGANYTGERCIWATASIPDTIGCSFIRAQRNVLSVANSTGHRKQYYTGRSYEGRIGSTPAGGHGNLAGTYQIRSFRPQ, from the coding sequence ATGCGTACCTCCCTGACCACCCTGGTCATGGCCTCTGTCACGGGCCTGGCCGCGATCGGCCTGGCCGCCCCCTCCGCCGTCGCCGCGGCGCCCGCGCCGATGGCTCCCAACTGCGACACGGGGTACTTCTGCCTCTTCAGCGGTGCCAACTACACCGGGGAACGGTGCATCTGGGCGACCGCCAGCATTCCGGACACGATCGGTTGCAGCTTCATCCGGGCCCAGCGGAACGTGCTGTCCGTGGCCAACAGCACCGGGCACCGCAAGCAGTACTACACGGGCAGGTCCTATGAGGGCCGCATCGGTTCCACGCCCGCCGGTGGGCACGGAAACCTGGCGGGTACGTACCAGATCCGCTCCTTCCGGCCGCAGTAG
- a CDS encoding virginiamycin B lyase family protein — MSLRSALHPAPHAGARRRLTALLATGALVCSGLAAVAAPAATAAPARNTAAPVAYVANSGSDNVSVVDTATHTVIATVPVGNSPSGVAVTPDGGAVYVTNRSSDSVSVIDAATRTVTATVPVGDNPFGVVASPDGGAVYVTNYLSDSVSVISTATNTVTATVPVGAQPTSAAVAPGGGHVYVTSTNSSSVAVIDTTTDTVTASIPVDKPNGVAVSPDGSRLYVSSQNEAVAAVVDTATRTTVATVPVSNTPFGVAISPNGSRVYVTNIGGDSTSVIDTATNTAVATVPVGSTPIGVAVSPDGGAVYVADSNSGTASVIDTATDTVIATVPVGSEPYAVAFTPSAAPAANLSVTVTESADPVGQGDTFTYTATVTNHGPAPATAATAALTLSGAARAIVSASASHGSCTIAAPAVECALGRLAVGASATVTVSVRPTATGTLTATATAAATETDPVPADNSATQSTTVATPPTADLDIDVTAKPNLGLLVPYLTYTLTARNTGPRAVTSATVTATLPPGSTATALSPGCTTTSRTVTCVHGAIANGASAHKTFRVPLHLLSLGQVGVTGTRTLSAPADPNPANDTATATCTVLSILLATCP, encoded by the coding sequence ATGTCCCTACGTTCCGCCTTACACCCGGCGCCGCACGCCGGAGCACGCAGACGGCTGACCGCGTTGCTGGCCACCGGGGCGCTGGTCTGCTCCGGGCTCGCCGCGGTGGCCGCCCCGGCCGCGACCGCCGCCCCGGCGCGGAACACGGCCGCTCCGGTGGCGTACGTCGCCAACAGCGGCTCGGACAACGTATCGGTCGTGGATACGGCCACGCACACGGTCATCGCGACCGTCCCGGTCGGCAACAGCCCCTCCGGGGTGGCGGTGACCCCCGACGGGGGCGCGGTCTACGTCACCAACCGCAGCTCCGACTCGGTCTCGGTGATCGACGCCGCCACCCGTACCGTCACCGCGACCGTGCCCGTCGGCGACAACCCGTTCGGAGTGGTGGCGAGCCCCGACGGGGGCGCGGTCTACGTCACCAACTACCTGTCCGACTCGGTCTCCGTGATCAGCACCGCGACGAACACCGTCACGGCCACCGTCCCCGTCGGCGCGCAGCCGACCAGCGCCGCGGTGGCCCCCGGCGGGGGCCATGTGTACGTCACCAGCACCAACAGCTCCTCGGTCGCGGTGATCGACACCACCACCGACACCGTCACCGCGAGCATCCCGGTCGACAAGCCCAACGGCGTCGCGGTCTCCCCGGACGGCAGCCGCCTCTACGTCAGTTCGCAGAACGAGGCCGTCGCCGCCGTCGTCGACACCGCCACCCGGACCACCGTGGCCACCGTCCCCGTCAGCAACACACCCTTCGGTGTCGCGATCTCCCCGAACGGGTCCCGCGTCTATGTGACCAACATCGGCGGCGACAGCACGTCCGTGATCGACACCGCGACGAACACCGCCGTCGCCACCGTCCCCGTCGGCTCCACCCCGATCGGTGTCGCGGTCTCCCCCGACGGGGGCGCGGTCTATGTCGCCGACAGCAACAGCGGTACCGCGTCGGTGATCGACACGGCCACCGACACCGTCATCGCCACCGTCCCCGTCGGCAGCGAACCGTACGCCGTGGCGTTCACCCCGTCGGCCGCGCCCGCCGCGAACCTGTCCGTGACGGTGACCGAATCGGCCGACCCCGTCGGCCAGGGCGACACCTTCACCTACACCGCCACCGTCACCAACCACGGGCCCGCCCCGGCCACCGCCGCGACCGCTGCCCTCACCCTGTCCGGCGCCGCCCGCGCCATCGTCTCCGCGAGCGCCTCGCACGGGTCGTGCACCATCGCGGCACCGGCCGTCGAGTGCGCCCTGGGCAGGCTCGCCGTCGGCGCCTCGGCCACTGTCACCGTCAGTGTGAGGCCGACCGCGACGGGCACCCTCACCGCCACGGCCACCGCCGCCGCCACCGAGACCGACCCCGTCCCGGCCGACAACAGCGCCACCCAGTCCACCACCGTCGCCACCCCGCCGACCGCGGACCTCGACATCGACGTCACCGCCAAGCCGAACCTGGGCCTCCTGGTGCCCTACCTCACCTACACCCTCACCGCCCGCAACACCGGCCCGAGGGCGGTGACATCGGCCACCGTCACCGCGACCCTGCCGCCCGGCTCCACCGCCACCGCTCTGTCCCCCGGATGCACCACCACAAGCAGGACGGTGACCTGCGTCCACGGCGCGATCGCCAACGGCGCCAGCGCGCACAAGACCTTCCGTGTCCCGCTGCACCTGCTGTCCCTGGGCCAGGTCGGCGTCACCGGAACCCGGACCCTGTCCGCCCCGGCCGACCCCAACCCGGCCAACGACACCGCGACGGCCACCTGCACCGTCCTCTCCATCCTCCTGGCCACCTGCCCCTGA
- a CDS encoding SMI1/KNR4 family protein: MTDAPLPRRPLDGERIDRRLARVRALYARWATLRPGDREVWRSGFTPLTEAEVARTEARLGLRLPENYRRYLLEFGDPGQALMSYAGRPFERQGGARSAEPFPLDGPWAGSPIVITAWEDEEGGDFFEDGPGEFHGWLDDPEAAFYELPDGAQHHDGTLLLGATRSHFLARLVLNGPWAGTVWFDSFGCDGGLIHPADDSDDPFQDYTLGAFFDAGEWRPLVDQPWFPGPEEEIEDPAPADFLDLTLAWLRHRVRQAEAERTCDLIDAATLAEAARRLRTPHAFGFPRGHTYGSFAPYVAGLMRDELLRPAPDRALGTRIVELARALLGPGNLPVALILAGRWQELADLERNTFPDDGRSAVNLALAEAMLGTAPTPSATVPTRPGPQRTGTDRWAVLDTVARVDAARRRRFLERLPEPDAAELRPLLATATQPVDAAALDAVLAGDLTGPHRDAATVLLVRTLHAMAVDGGPATATGTATGTGMAERVCALAVATDRVGDVFDLLTAVTGGRWADWHAAREDGQRFLATLRPPRPVAEAAVPERQP, translated from the coding sequence ATGACCGATGCCCCCCTGCCCCGGAGACCGCTGGACGGTGAACGGATCGACCGGCGCCTGGCCCGGGTCCGGGCGCTGTACGCGCGGTGGGCCACGCTGCGACCCGGCGACCGGGAGGTGTGGCGCAGCGGGTTTACGCCGCTGACCGAGGCGGAGGTGGCCCGGACCGAAGCCCGGCTGGGACTGCGGCTGCCGGAGAACTACCGCCGCTATCTGCTGGAGTTCGGCGACCCCGGACAGGCGCTGATGTCCTACGCGGGCCGGCCGTTCGAGCGACAGGGCGGCGCCCGCTCCGCCGAACCCTTCCCGCTCGACGGCCCCTGGGCGGGCAGCCCGATCGTGATCACCGCATGGGAGGACGAGGAAGGGGGCGACTTCTTCGAGGACGGGCCCGGTGAGTTCCACGGCTGGCTGGACGATCCGGAAGCCGCCTTCTACGAGCTCCCGGACGGCGCGCAACACCACGACGGCACGCTGCTCCTGGGCGCGACCCGCAGTCACTTCCTGGCCCGGCTGGTGCTCAACGGCCCGTGGGCGGGCACCGTCTGGTTCGACAGCTTCGGCTGTGACGGGGGCCTGATCCATCCGGCCGACGACAGCGACGACCCCTTCCAGGACTACACCCTCGGAGCCTTCTTCGACGCCGGGGAGTGGCGGCCACTCGTGGACCAGCCCTGGTTCCCCGGGCCGGAGGAGGAGATCGAGGACCCGGCCCCGGCGGACTTCCTCGATCTGACGCTGGCCTGGCTGCGCCACCGGGTACGGCAGGCCGAGGCCGAACGGACCTGCGACCTGATCGACGCCGCCACCCTCGCCGAGGCCGCCCGACGCCTGCGGACCCCGCACGCGTTCGGATTCCCGCGCGGACACACCTACGGAAGTTTCGCACCGTACGTCGCCGGGCTGATGCGGGACGAACTGCTCCGCCCGGCCCCGGACCGGGCCCTGGGCACACGGATCGTCGAGCTGGCCCGAGCGCTGCTCGGCCCCGGGAACCTGCCCGTGGCACTGATCCTGGCCGGCCGGTGGCAGGAACTCGCCGATCTCGAACGGAACACCTTCCCGGACGACGGGCGCAGCGCGGTCAACCTGGCGCTGGCCGAGGCGATGCTCGGCACCGCGCCGACGCCCTCGGCCACCGTCCCCACGCGTCCCGGTCCGCAGCGCACGGGCACCGACCGATGGGCGGTGCTCGACACCGTGGCCCGCGTCGACGCCGCCCGGCGGCGGCGGTTCCTGGAGCGGCTGCCCGAGCCGGACGCCGCCGAACTGCGCCCGCTGCTGGCGACCGCCACCCAGCCCGTCGACGCGGCGGCACTCGACGCGGTGCTCGCCGGGGACCTGACCGGCCCGCACCGCGACGCGGCCACCGTCCTGCTGGTGAGAACCCTGCACGCCATGGCCGTGGACGGCGGTCCGGCCACCGCCACGGGCACGGCCACCGGCACGGGCATGGCCGAACGGGTGTGCGCCCTGGCCGTCGCGACCGACCGGGTCGGAGACGTCTTCGACCTGCTGACCGCCGTGACCGGGGGCCGGTGGGCCGACTGGCACGCCGCCCGCGAGGACGGGCAGCGATTTCTCGCCACCCTGCGTCCGCCACGGCCCGTAGCGGAAGCGGCGGTACCGGAGCGGCAGCCGTGA
- a CDS encoding snapalysin family zinc-dependent metalloprotease → MLPCIRLASAAATVVAVALTTAPAANAFSAPHPTGAQSTAAAVVTLRYDDSRATGWEAAVTAGVASWNTNVDNVKLVKASPGTRADIQFVATSGWPQATLGPVRPGGRGRIELGSQAVALGHDKTRIAAHEIGHNLGLWDTKPGPCSQLMSGSSAGATCKNAIPDAAEQAQVEAAYAARSTSVLPAEGGVLVVDDQ, encoded by the coding sequence ATGCTGCCTTGCATACGCCTGGCATCGGCCGCCGCCACCGTCGTGGCGGTCGCCCTGACCACGGCACCGGCCGCGAATGCCTTCTCCGCGCCGCATCCGACCGGGGCACAGAGCACGGCGGCGGCCGTGGTGACACTCCGTTATGACGACAGCCGGGCCACCGGCTGGGAGGCGGCGGTCACGGCCGGAGTCGCCTCGTGGAACACGAACGTCGACAACGTGAAGCTGGTCAAGGCATCCCCGGGCACCCGGGCCGACATCCAGTTCGTGGCCACCAGCGGCTGGCCGCAGGCCACCCTCGGCCCGGTCCGGCCGGGAGGCCGGGGCCGGATCGAACTCGGCAGCCAAGCGGTCGCGCTGGGGCACGACAAGACGCGCATCGCCGCGCACGAGATCGGCCACAACCTGGGCCTGTGGGACACCAAGCCCGGCCCGTGCTCCCAGTTGATGTCGGGCTCCAGCGCCGGTGCCACCTGCAAGAACGCCATCCCCGACGCGGCTGAACAGGCACAGGTCGAGGCCGCCTACGCCGCGCGGTCCACCTCTGTCCTCCCGGCCGAAGGCGGTGTGCTGGTCGTGGACGACCAGTAG
- a CDS encoding alginate lyase family protein: MPITRTRLALPVGALVAALLVAPGTHRADAAPGGGRPLPPGPAAPAHFTHPGVVVSQPQLDFARGRVAAAAEPWKSAFDQMTGSGYASLDRVPKPRAVVDCGPGSNPNNGCTDERQDALAAYTTALAWYITRDERYAKKSVEIMDAWSAVIQDHTNSNARLQTGWAGSSWSKAAELVKHTYTGGWPQAGRFATMLRTVYLPEVIGGANANGNWELVMMEAAVGISVHLEDRASYDKAIAKFRTRAAAYVYLSSDGPLPRTVPSQNLDTPEKIIKYWYGQERFVTGLAQETCRDFGHTGWGLSAMSHIAETSRIQGEDLYRTDIGERLRHGLGFHAKYQLGEAPPDWLCGGSVKRGLGSITEIGYTAMHLRLGFEMPDTQRLNQQNRPAGANNYFTGWETLTHGDNVS, encoded by the coding sequence GTGCCGATCACCAGAACTCGCCTTGCGCTGCCGGTGGGCGCCCTGGTCGCCGCCCTCCTCGTCGCCCCCGGAACCCACCGGGCCGACGCCGCACCCGGCGGCGGCCGTCCCCTCCCGCCCGGGCCCGCCGCCCCCGCCCACTTCACGCACCCCGGCGTCGTGGTCTCCCAACCCCAGCTCGACTTCGCCCGGGGGCGGGTGGCGGCCGCCGCGGAGCCCTGGAAGAGCGCGTTCGACCAGATGACGGGGAGCGGCTACGCCTCCCTCGACCGCGTCCCCAAACCGCGCGCGGTGGTCGACTGCGGACCGGGATCGAATCCGAACAACGGCTGCACCGACGAGCGTCAGGACGCTCTCGCCGCCTACACCACGGCCTTGGCCTGGTACATCACCCGCGACGAGCGATACGCGAAGAAGTCCGTCGAGATCATGGACGCCTGGTCGGCCGTGATCCAGGACCACACCAACAGCAACGCACGCCTCCAGACCGGCTGGGCGGGCTCCTCCTGGTCCAAGGCCGCCGAGCTGGTCAAGCACACCTACACCGGCGGCTGGCCGCAGGCCGGACGCTTCGCGACGATGCTGCGCACTGTCTATCTGCCCGAGGTCATCGGTGGCGCGAACGCCAACGGGAACTGGGAGCTGGTGATGATGGAGGCCGCTGTCGGCATCTCCGTCCACCTGGAGGACAGGGCGTCGTACGACAAGGCCATCGCCAAGTTCCGTACCCGTGCCGCCGCGTATGTCTACCTCTCCTCCGACGGCCCGCTGCCCCGCACCGTGCCGAGTCAGAACCTCGACACCCCCGAGAAGATCATCAAGTACTGGTACGGCCAGGAGCGGTTCGTCACCGGGCTCGCACAGGAGACATGCCGAGACTTCGGGCATACCGGGTGGGGCCTCTCCGCCATGTCGCACATCGCCGAGACCAGCCGCATCCAGGGTGAGGACCTGTACCGCACCGATATCGGCGAGCGGCTGCGGCACGGGCTCGGCTTTCACGCGAAGTACCAGCTGGGCGAGGCGCCGCCGGACTGGCTGTGCGGCGGTTCGGTCAAACGCGGCCTGGGCTCGATCACGGAGATCGGCTACACCGCCATGCACCTCCGCCTCGGCTTCGAGATGCCCGACACCCAGCGCCTCAACCAGCAGAACCGTCCCGCCGGTGCGAACAACTACTTCACCGGCTGGGAGACGCTGACACATGGGGACAATGTGAGCTGA
- a CDS encoding helix-turn-helix domain-containing protein — protein MLVRLDRAARALSAGRNAADTALSCGYTDQSPLHRDVLAFAGRTPGALAATANAADRPRGTGPVRRPGPGPRGPRTTPPPPRRKPL, from the coding sequence ATGCTGGTCCGCCTCGACCGGGCCGCCCGCGCCCTCAGCGCGGGCCGGAACGCCGCCGACACCGCCCTCTCCTGCGGATACACCGATCAGTCCCCTCTCCACCGCGATGTCCTGGCCTTCGCCGGGCGCACCCCCGGCGCCCTCGCCGCCACCGCGAACGCCGCCGACCGACCCCGGGGAACGGGCCCGGTCCGGCGCCCCGGACCCGGCCCCCGCGGTCCCCGTACCACCCCACCGCCACCGAGGAGGAAACCCCTGTGA
- a CDS encoding methyltransferase gives MTQQNSDARAAVPGTPADPAGPDSTTGPQPQPATGPQPTTGPGGSAPDGRILINQIVFGGMAAQTLRAADRLNVVELIGEGPRPAADVAAAAGAEPRHMTRLLRALAGLGLLKEHTPGTFSVTPAGRFLDPRRPDSVASLVRMLTDPLMLRAWEHLDDSVRTGDTAFEAVFGTDFFGHLARNPELSAEFNAAMSQATRYAAAALPHAFDFSRFTTVTDVGGGDGTLLAAVLDAHPGVGGVVYDTADGLAQTRRTLRRHGLLERCSTIAGDFFQSVPGGSDLYLMKSVLHDWPDDRAVTILRHCRAVLPPDGRVLIVEPVLPDVVPEAVGAPGAAVRGLVYLSDLNMMVNVGGRERTRRDFEELCGRAGLRVVSSAPLAGATRFSLVEAAPGE, from the coding sequence GTGACCCAGCAGAACTCCGATGCCCGAGCGGCCGTACCCGGCACCCCCGCCGACCCCGCGGGCCCGGACAGCACCACCGGACCGCAGCCGCAGCCGGCCACGGGACCGCAGCCGACCACCGGGCCGGGCGGGTCCGCACCCGACGGCCGCATACTGATCAACCAGATCGTCTTCGGGGGCATGGCCGCGCAGACCCTGCGCGCGGCGGACCGCCTGAACGTGGTCGAGCTGATCGGCGAAGGACCGCGCCCGGCCGCAGACGTGGCCGCCGCCGCAGGGGCCGAACCCCGGCACATGACCCGGCTCCTGCGCGCCCTCGCCGGGCTCGGCCTGCTGAAGGAGCACACGCCCGGCACCTTCTCGGTGACCCCCGCGGGCAGGTTCCTCGACCCCCGCCGCCCCGACTCGGTCGCCTCCCTCGTCCGTATGCTCACCGACCCGCTGATGCTGCGCGCCTGGGAACACCTCGACGACAGCGTCCGCACCGGCGACACCGCGTTCGAGGCCGTCTTCGGCACGGACTTCTTCGGCCATCTCGCCCGGAACCCCGAACTCTCCGCCGAGTTCAACGCGGCGATGAGCCAGGCCACCCGGTACGCCGCCGCCGCACTGCCGCACGCCTTCGACTTCAGCCGCTTCACCACGGTCACCGATGTGGGCGGCGGCGACGGAACCCTGCTGGCCGCCGTGCTCGACGCCCATCCGGGCGTCGGCGGCGTCGTCTACGACACGGCCGATGGCCTGGCACAGACCCGGCGGACCCTGCGGCGCCACGGGCTCCTGGAGCGCTGCTCCACGATCGCCGGGGACTTCTTCCAGTCCGTGCCCGGGGGTTCGGACCTCTATCTGATGAAGAGCGTTCTGCACGACTGGCCGGACGACCGGGCCGTCACGATCCTCCGCCACTGCCGCGCGGTACTGCCGCCCGACGGCCGTGTCCTGATCGTGGAACCCGTGCTGCCGGACGTCGTCCCCGAAGCCGTCGGCGCGCCCGGGGCCGCCGTGCGCGGTCTCGTCTATCTGAGCGATCTGAACATGATGGTGAACGTGGGCGGCAGGGAGCGCACCCGCCGGGACTTCGAGGAACTCTGCGGGCGCGCGGGCCTGCGTGTCGTCTCGTCCGCCCCGCTGGCGGGGGCCACCCGGTTCTCCCTCGTCGAGGCGGCCCCCGGCGAGTGA